The Carassius auratus strain Wakin unplaced genomic scaffold, ASM336829v1 scaf_tig00214183_4049273_7079891, whole genome shotgun sequence genomic interval tgtgcatatgtgaatgtagtgtgtgcatttatctttattgagactcttctggctccataagagagccactttcctctcgcagcggaccactgactctctcttcatgtagggattgaatattataattaaagtgacttctatattgcatccaaaagaatatttagatatatttaaatattcaaaaggtttaaacattttttttttactttcattaaaatatttaaataaaatgaaataattgcctattgcaaatttatgaatccatggttaacttttttttctgcagtcactgggctatatgtattgagacattttttaatttatattttgtaaaaaataattaaaaataaacctgaattgtaatctaaacatctgtattttcatacaatttaattcaattgctgtgtgaacacgttcatgtgattggcttataagtaaacaatcccccccacatggggtgcattcttgtgattggctaaaagaaggcagatatctgattggttgctgatcattccctgtttaaaaaaaaagcatttgtgtgcagtgaagttcacagaccgcaagcagtttgtaaatcaagatatatgtgtgtgtgcatcagaaatacatttctgaatcttgtcctgtgcatttgtgaatcttgttctgtgcatttgtgaatcttgagtgcatttgtaaaggttgtttgcatttctgaattgtgtgtgtatttctgatttttgtgtgcatttctgaattttgtatgcatttgtgaatcttctgtgctttttaaattttgtgtgtgcatttgtgaattttgtgtgcatttgtgtatcctgtgtgtgtatttatgaatcatgtgtgtgcatctatgaatcctgtgtgtgcatatgtgactgtagtgtgtgcatttatctttattgagactcttctggctccatacttTTCTTTCATCCTGTTccacacacactgctgcaaaacaaaatcatttttacatgTCCTTGTCTGTTGTTTATCATTATAGGATGAACCCACCACAGGCATGGACCCAAAGGCTCGTCGCTTCTTATGGAATCTGATTCTTGACATCATCAAGACCGGACGCTCTGTGGTGTTGACATCACACAGGTGTGGTAACTATATAAatcttgttttctgtttaattatttgaatagcactgatataataatgtatttgtttGCAGTATGGAGGAGTGTGAAGCCTTGTGTACGAGACTGGGCATCATGGTTAACGGCAGGTTCAAGTGTCTGGGTAGCATCCAGCATCTCAAAAACAGGTTTGAAAAGTCTCCGCCACTAAAATGTGTGACGCAGGAGTGCAGTGTTCCTATAAAATGTTAAttcacttttcttttctcttttttttcagatttgggGATGGATACATGATAACAGTACGAACTAAGAACACCGCTAACATCAAGGAAGTGATCCGGTTTTTCAACAGGAATTTTCCAGAGGCCGTCCTAAAGGTACGTTTAAGGACAAGAGTTTGACTGGAAATGTAGATTACATATTTGCTGCGCATCAGCTCAGATTCCTCCAAAACAGATGGCCATAGTACATTTATGTTGTCAGTTTGGATTGTAATATATAAGATGATGAGTTTTCAAAGATGCAAGCAGCTCTCGCAAGGTGTTTTTTGTGCAGTGCTGACAAAACTAAGTGTACATGGGAGTATATTTTGAGCTTGCTTCACTTGCAGTTAAAAATGGTAAACTTCTGCATATTCTTTCACACAAGGAGAGGCACCACACAAAGATTCAGTACCAGCTGAAGTCCGAGAACATCTCTCTGGCTCAGGTCTTCAGCAGAATGGAGCAGGTGGTGGAGGTGCTGAGCATCGAAGATTATTCTGTCAGCCAGACCACTTTAGACAACGTAAGTATACATCAGTGACTTGAAGCATGTCATTATTAAAAGTGAATATTAGTTTACTTGGCTGAAATTACATTGAGTGATTCAGTTGGTCAAAATCTAAACGATTAACtaaatgtatgaaatatgaaTCCAAAGAGTACATACTGTAACAAGGAAAAGTAGTCATTTCTTCCTGTATGTTATTTTCTTAGGTCTTTGTCAACTTTGCAAAAAAGCAAAGTGATAACTTAGAACAGCAAGAAAGTTCTCCATCTAGTGCTGGTCAGTCACCACTGCAGCGTCTGCTCAGCATCCTCAGGCCTGGTCCTACTAACACAGAACTCAACGCCCTCGTAAGTGAAGAGCCAGAAGAACTTgagactgatgatgatgaagggCTGATCAGCTTTGAGGAAGAGAGGGTAAGACTTGGGACACAGGCACATAAAAACTACATTTCGGTTGATTAGATAATTCAATTAAATCAGCTTGGCACGGTCTGCATAAGACTCTTACTCTTAATACCAACCCACTTGAGTTATGATTTATAAAGACATCTATTATTAGaaagctttattttatatataaaaaaaagattgaacATATCAAGTGAGCTGCTTATGGATTTAGAATCAGGCTgtggcagtaaaaaaaaagttaagtgaaTAAAAAATGGATTCAAATTTTTAATGCATCTCACAAGTTAACATTAACTTTTGCAAAACAATGGAAGACAAAAATAGGGcaagataaatatatatactacatACTAAAAAtactacactacagttcaaaggttaagagatttttcttttatgtttttgaaaggagATTCTTGTCCTCACTAAGGcttcttttatttgatcaaaaataaatgaatacataacaaTAAAtccataatattattaaaattttaaataaatgttttctattgtattatattttgaaatgtaatttattcctaaaatgaaTTCCCAGCTGCCATTACTCCCGATTTCAATTTCACAACATCCttaaatcattctaattctaattatacgctgctcaagaaatatgttGTATGGTTTTGCTgctttctttcaggattcttggatgagtaagaagttcaaaagaacagcaattattacAAGACTATTAAACAAccttatttcaaatatttctctAATCATTTTCATTCTGCTTTCTCACAGGTGCAGTTGTCTTTTAATACAGACACTCTGTGCTGAAACATCTGTTCATATCACAGCCGGAGAGAtagtaaaaaaaatgtgtctgtatGGTGAAAGACATTAGTGTGTTTTTTCTAGCTGGAGAGGATCCATCTCTTTGGCCCAGTGAGAGGATTGTTCTTGTTTCCATTTGCACTTCAGGAGAGAATGGCTCTTCTGGGAACTCTAAACAGAGATGCGGACACAGTCGGTGCCTGAACTCGACTGGGCCTGAGAGGTACTCCGTCCACGGCCTCCCCTCCTGTGTTTCGGAGATGATGGTTTATGGAATCATGTATTACTGTACTTTATATTCAAGCCTGCTGGATGGGAATCAAAGAGAATGTATTTCTTAGATACGACCCGGCCGTGTGGTTTATTTTGATATCTCTCGAAACTTAAATATGGTCATACTATCTTTAAACTGATCACATGTTGAATTGTTTTAACTGTAGTGTTGCATAATCATCCCTCAAAGAATAGGACTTTGCCTTTGCAACTTGTTCTTTCTATGACTGTTTATCCTCACGTTGAGTTCAAACCAATCTTTTTTTCTGTACTCGGACCTACTTTGTTTATTTGTACCTGCATCGGGTGAGCATGCTATAAAAGACAAGCCTGTTGTGTTGTGGGTTGAAGAAATTTTACTATGCTTACATGTGTTGAACAGACCTGTTGTTCTTGTTGAAAAATGCAAATTTACCTGTGCacctttattaaaaatgttaaatcggACATTCAATAGTGAATGGCTTGTGACCGATCCAAAGGCCTTTAGTGGAACCGGACTGAACCAGCCCTGCTATGGAGATGTTTATAGTCTTGTAATTGAATGTAAatggcatactttttttttttttttttttttttttgattggttgAATTCTGAAATTAATTTGACGTTCGTCTCTGTGGTAAATTTCTGTTGCATTGTTGCTAATGGTTAAAAGCTGCATAAAACCAGATGTCATtagaaatattcataataattgtCGTGCTATCACTGTGAAGCCAAAGGTGAACTCTGAGTCACTGTTATAACAGATAGACAGAAATCAGGTCATTGCTCTTGATTATTGTATTTATGAGAACCCTTGAAATGTTTCATGAATAGCAGGAGGTTTTGACTCTGTTGTTTGCACTGTAATGTAATACAAGTGTaaatgttggattttttttttggtctgaaaTTAGTcgattatattttttgtttgaaattaaATTCTCCTTCATGTCAGCGATGTTGATGATGGTTAGGTCCTATCGCTCAGTGAAAGTCTAACCGTGCTTATTCTTGGACTCTTGCACAGCTGTCGGCACTTAATTATAAAATGGTCTTATTTTTCTGACATTGCTGCATAAAAGAGTACGATCTATATTTTTGAGCTCAAAGAGAGGAAAGCATTTTCCTGTATGATGTCCAAAGGGAAATGAAGCATAGTTTTTGAAACGTGTAAATGAATTGTGACCAGCTATGTGAAAACTGACCTAATGAACACTTATTTACACAATGATCAGAAGTCTTGCTTTGATTATTAAGGCATCTGGGCCACTTAGACACCTCAACAGCCTAACTAAAGATCAGTGCAAGCTGCTTTTCACTTTGGAAATTTACAGTGCAGTGATTTAAGACACCAGCAAACATGAGTGTGGTTCTGTATCATATAAGATAGCTTTATGGATAAGGGGGTGATTTAGTTTTATCTTTCTAGTCAGTGCTTTGGAATGTTATTTCAGTACATGTGAATATGATTCAATATTtatgaatgttattattattttttcatccaGTAATACCGATGTTCAGGTGGATTCCCTTGTAACAAGATTGACTGGACCTTTTCAGCTTGTTTTCAATTGCTTTTAACTGTGGTGAACTGATGTTTTTCATATTAACAGGGAGAAAAGAGAAtcaataaattgttaaattgaaTTTCTgactgtttatattatatttattatttgagcctactgatttaaataatttcggtgaacaagattatttaaaaataaaatttttattagcaaaaatctcagaaaggaaaaaaattaagaaatcatTTAGCAATGTTATTCAATAAAACCTCAAACGGATACATGATGTAAAACAGCTCATATTGTGATTTGTGTGCGAGTTGCATTTTAAAAACAGATAGTGTTGAGTTGGTTAAAAAGCTACAGTTCATGTGGTTGTGTTGACATCATTCATCGTCAAAGGCCACACCTGTTGCAGGTTTCTTTctgtaaaataaacagaaatggtCAGTAAACAGAATATCCTATGAAAGGTGTTGgcagatttttgtttatttattctggaATGTAAAGTCAATAAAAATATTCACCTTTTGGTTCCTGGGTTGATGAGAGAATCCCCAGGAAGACGTTTTCTAACTGCTACTACTGGACCCTTATGCTGTTTCCTAGGttcaaattctaaaaaaaaaaaaacatgtcatcaCTCATTTTTAAATGAGCTTAAGTAATTTTTTACTTGTGATATAACTGATGTACAGTATACAGCTGGTACTTctgctgtaataaaataaacttaaaaaaaactcaaaaatataatgtcatggggttttagcattttaaataagAATGTTAATATAAGAAAATAATTGTAAGACTTCTTAGGCTCCCTGGATGTTTAAACCAGTGATTTAAATCCATTTGACAACTAACAAGCTTAAAAAGGTGCTGCCTTAACTTACCAGTACTCCTCTTCTGAGGGCTATTGACTGGATTAAATGAGGATGTAGAACctaaaaatgataaaacagtGAACATTTCGAAAAGCAGGGTTTTGTtactgaaaatgtgaaaaaaaaatagtgagtATAATAATTGAAAACATCTTTGCTTGCCTTGACTTTCTAGCTGTTGCAGGCTGTCTGCCATTTTAAAAAGCAGATCCTTGACTTCTGTCTTTCCCTCCGAGTCAGTGAGTTTTGACAGGGACAGACTGAGGTCTGTGGGCTCCGCTCCTAAATGCAGCACGGCACTGTCCTCCTGCAGCTTCACAAATGCTCTGCCAGCTTTGCACGCACATCTGTCCACATACACAAGAGATGGTTCTCAGAGAGGACACAAGATCTTGTCAACCAAGAAATCAggttattgatttattaattgctCATCAAGTTGCCACTCACTTGAGTTTGAAGGTATAATCCTCTGTGGATTTTAATGAAAACTTCTTAAACTGTAAAGAAATAAAAGCAGTGTATGATTGTTATAAAAGAAGAATATCTGTCATACAGAAAGactccattaaaaaaattacaaataaaaactcCTTACAAGCTGA includes:
- the LOC113091325 gene encoding protein PAXX-like gives rise to the protein MEQNSESKSVLCTLLDKNDLSKYVFFTQKRSSGDLSIGFTNGEDVWKTCLSEENLSQLFKKFSLKSTEDYTFKLKCACKAGRAFVKLQEDSAVLHLGAEPTDLSLSLSKLTDSEGKTEVKDLLFKMADSLQQLESQGSTSSFNPVNSPQKRSTEFEPRKQHKGPVVAVRKRLPGDSLINPGTKRKKPATGVAFDDE